In one window of Psychrobacter sp. P2G3 DNA:
- the cmk gene encoding (d)CMP kinase, which yields MTVSTPNANNSSQMQPLSYPVICIDGPSGAGKGTVTWRLAQALNYQLLDSGALYRIVGLKAFEAGLISADASEAIDEMAVLALTQSLEIAFVPNNNSGRVDILVNGEAVGEQVRNETIGGYASQIAIFPKVRQALLKLQQDMATRSGLVADGRDMGTVVFPDADVKVFLTASAEARAERRVTQLLSAGQTADFEAILATIKARDDRDENRATAPSKPAEDALLLDSSSLDANMVYEKVKKHCQDKGICFNR from the coding sequence ATGACTGTCTCTACACCTAATGCTAACAACAGTAGCCAAATGCAGCCTTTGAGCTATCCTGTCATTTGTATTGATGGGCCAAGTGGCGCAGGTAAAGGCACAGTAACATGGCGATTAGCACAAGCGTTAAATTATCAGTTGTTAGACTCAGGTGCTTTATACCGTATTGTAGGACTGAAAGCTTTTGAGGCGGGATTGATTAGTGCAGATGCAAGCGAAGCCATTGATGAGATGGCTGTATTAGCGTTGACTCAAAGCTTAGAGATTGCTTTTGTACCTAATAATAATTCAGGGCGTGTCGATATTCTTGTCAATGGTGAGGCGGTCGGTGAACAAGTCCGTAACGAGACCATTGGAGGCTATGCATCACAGATAGCAATATTTCCGAAAGTTCGTCAAGCATTGTTAAAATTGCAACAAGATATGGCAACTCGTTCAGGGTTGGTTGCTGATGGTCGCGATATGGGTACAGTGGTGTTCCCAGATGCTGATGTAAAAGTGTTTTTGACTGCCAGTGCTGAAGCGCGTGCCGAGCGCCGTGTCACTCAGCTACTAAGCGCTGGTCAAACAGCAGATTTTGAAGCGATTTTAGCCACGATTAAAGCCCGTGATGATCGTGATGAAAACCGCGCAACTGCACCATCAAAACCAGCAGAAGATGCATTGCTACTCGATAGCTCATCCTTAGATGCTAATATGGTTTACGAGAAAGTTAAGAAACATTGTCAGGATAAAGGTATTTGTTTTAATAGATAA
- the tadA gene encoding tRNA adenosine(34) deaminase TadA encodes MNLQSYDLIDSQLIANKFADIQLATSTFWSIQDVKWMQEALRIAKQGAERGEVPVGAVLVHNQRIIGQGFNEPIGRHDVTAHAEIVALRNACTRLKNYRLPLQTTLYVTLEPCTMCIGALIHARVDRLIYAASEPRAGMVGSQMNLPIQSFYNHNIEVHNGLCRAHSSQMLKHFFRERRQVVKKIKHNINNKQDMSLGDSEVSLL; translated from the coding sequence ATGAATTTACAGTCTTATGACTTAATAGATAGCCAGTTAATAGCTAATAAATTCGCTGATATCCAACTCGCAACCAGTACGTTTTGGTCAATCCAAGACGTTAAATGGATGCAGGAGGCTCTTAGAATTGCTAAGCAAGGTGCTGAGCGTGGAGAGGTGCCAGTAGGAGCAGTTCTAGTGCATAATCAGCGAATTATTGGGCAGGGATTCAATGAGCCAATTGGTCGCCATGATGTGACTGCACATGCTGAGATAGTAGCACTAAGAAATGCCTGTACGCGTTTAAAAAATTATCGCTTACCACTTCAGACCACATTGTATGTGACTTTAGAGCCTTGCACGATGTGTATTGGTGCGCTGATTCATGCACGTGTTGATAGATTGATATACGCAGCGAGCGAGCCACGCGCTGGCATGGTTGGTAGTCAAATGAATTTACCAATACAGTCCTTTTATAATCATAATATTGAAGTACATAATGGTTTATGTCGAGCACATAGTAGTCAGATGCTTAAGCACTTTTTCCGTGAGCGTCGACAAGTAGTGAAAAAAATCAAGCACAATATTAATAATAAACAAGATATGAGTCTTGGTGATAGTGAGGTTTCTTTGCTATAA
- the proB gene encoding glutamate 5-kinase, which produces MADDMEQTTEEARFIKQDRNFDIQRVIVKIGSSLLTNNGRGLDRTAIYEWAKQIANLHKQGVEVLLVSSGAVAEGVVRMNLEERPKKLAALQACASIGQMGLIETWWSALIQHGIQSSQLLLTHDDLSNRSRYLNTTGALTQLLEWRVLPVINENDTITIDEIKFGDNDTLGAMSAAMVNADLYIILTDQEGVFTDNPRNNPNAKMIRQERAMADYLFDIAGDGGKLGRGGMLTKIRAGRLAAMGGCPTVIVSGAIDDVITRVVSGEAVGTLLTTNDADKIIARKQWLAAHLRMSGTLIVDAGAAKALTEHNRSLLPVGVVEVRGDFDEGDVVEIVHQDTGERLAVGQMNFSSNDARRVARERTEQFDRILGNKEERVVMVHRDNLALSM; this is translated from the coding sequence ATGGCAGATGACATGGAACAAACGACCGAAGAAGCAAGGTTCATCAAACAGGACCGCAACTTTGATATTCAGCGCGTTATTGTCAAGATTGGCTCATCATTGTTAACCAATAATGGTCGAGGGCTTGATCGAACTGCTATTTATGAGTGGGCTAAACAGATTGCTAATCTGCATAAACAAGGAGTGGAAGTACTACTGGTGTCATCAGGTGCAGTTGCTGAAGGCGTAGTACGTATGAACCTTGAGGAGCGCCCAAAAAAATTGGCGGCATTACAGGCCTGCGCTTCTATTGGTCAGATGGGTTTGATTGAAACTTGGTGGTCAGCACTAATTCAACATGGGATACAAAGCTCTCAGCTATTGTTAACCCATGATGACTTGTCTAATCGTAGCCGTTATTTAAATACGACTGGCGCGTTAACCCAATTGTTAGAATGGCGTGTGCTGCCAGTAATTAATGAAAATGACACCATCACTATTGATGAGATCAAGTTTGGTGATAATGATACTTTAGGCGCGATGTCAGCGGCTATGGTCAATGCCGACTTATATATTATCTTAACGGATCAAGAAGGCGTATTTACTGATAATCCGCGCAATAACCCTAACGCTAAAATGATACGTCAAGAGCGTGCAATGGCAGATTATCTCTTTGACATTGCAGGAGATGGTGGCAAGCTTGGACGTGGCGGAATGCTAACTAAAATTCGTGCTGGTCGTCTTGCGGCAATGGGCGGCTGCCCAACCGTTATCGTGAGCGGTGCGATTGATGATGTCATTACTCGCGTGGTATCTGGTGAAGCAGTCGGTACACTATTAACGACTAACGATGCTGATAAGATTATTGCGCGTAAGCAGTGGTTAGCAGCGCATTTGCGCATGTCAGGCACTCTCATTGTTGATGCTGGTGCTGCCAAAGCGCTGACAGAGCATAATAGAAGCTTATTGCCAGTCGGTGTGGTAGAAGTGCGTGGTGATTTTGATGAAGGCGATGTAGTAGAAATCGTTCACCAAGATACAGGCGAGCGTTTAGCAGTTGGGCAAATGAACTTCTCATCTAATGATGCACGCCGTGTCGCCCGTGAGCGTACTGAGCAATTTGATAGAATTCTCGGTAATAAGGAAGAGCGTGTAGTAATGGTACATCGTGATAATTTAGCACTATCCATGTGA
- the hemE gene encoding uroporphyrinogen decarboxylase, whose translation MSASNNINTPQQDFAPLKNDRLLRALRFEPIDTTPVWMMRQAGRYLPEYKATRAEAGDFMSLCRDTDRATEVTLQPLRRYDLDAAILFSDILTIPDAMGLGLYFETGEGPKFKHPIRQQSDLDRLPTLDVNDSLDYVMRAVTSIRKALNGQVPLFGFSGSPWTLATYMIEGGSSKDYRYTKGFLYSNPEFLHQLLDKLATAVIDYLDAQVIAGAQILQIFDSWGGALGHRQFVNFSHAYNKRIVAELKIRHPDVPVVLFTKGGGLWLDIQADSEADALGLDWTMPINRARQVLIESQRQLTKQHKKLQSSKAIQGNLDPATLYGSPATIRSEVNAMLDSAYIGGEKTGYVANLGHGITQWVNPDNAKIFIDAVHDYQI comes from the coding sequence ATGAGTGCCTCAAATAATATTAACACACCTCAGCAAGATTTTGCGCCCTTAAAAAATGACAGATTGTTACGCGCATTACGCTTTGAGCCTATAGATACCACACCGGTATGGATGATGCGTCAAGCTGGTCGTTATTTACCAGAATATAAGGCAACTCGTGCCGAGGCTGGGGACTTTATGAGTCTGTGTAGAGATACGGATCGGGCGACAGAAGTGACCTTGCAGCCATTGCGTCGTTATGATTTAGACGCTGCTATCTTATTTAGTGATATTCTGACTATTCCAGATGCCATGGGTTTAGGTTTATATTTTGAGACTGGGGAAGGGCCTAAATTTAAACATCCTATCCGTCAACAGTCAGATCTTGATAGATTGCCAACGCTTGATGTGAATGACTCTCTTGATTACGTCATGCGCGCTGTGACTAGTATTCGTAAAGCTTTAAATGGACAAGTACCGTTATTTGGTTTTTCTGGTAGTCCGTGGACGCTTGCTACTTATATGATTGAAGGCGGTAGCTCAAAAGATTATCGTTATACTAAAGGTTTTTTGTATAGCAATCCTGAGTTTTTACATCAGTTATTAGATAAGCTAGCAACTGCTGTAATTGATTATCTAGATGCGCAAGTCATTGCTGGGGCCCAAATTTTACAGATATTTGATAGTTGGGGCGGGGCGCTCGGGCATCGTCAGTTCGTTAATTTTTCACACGCCTATAATAAGCGTATCGTTGCAGAATTGAAAATACGTCATCCTGATGTGCCAGTCGTATTGTTCACAAAGGGCGGTGGCCTCTGGCTTGATATCCAAGCTGATAGTGAGGCTGATGCTTTAGGCTTAGACTGGACAATGCCGATTAATCGTGCTCGTCAAGTGTTGATTGAAAGCCAGCGTCAGTTGACCAAACAGCATAAGAAGCTCCAGAGCAGTAAAGCCATCCAAGGTAACTTAGATCCAGCGACGTTGTACGGCTCACCTGCGACTATTCGCTCTGAAGTAAACGCCATGCTTGACAGTGCTTATATTGGTGGTGAAAAGACAGGTTACGTGGCAAACTTAGGTCACGGCATCACTCAGTGGGTTAATCCTGACAATGCTAAAATATTTATTGACGCCGTACATGATTACCAAATTTAA
- the rpsA gene encoding 30S ribosomal protein S1: MMESFAELFEASIEETGLDIERGSVITGTVVAIDNDWITVDTGLKSEGIVAREEFLSEEGELEVEVGDSVDVVVEAVDNGMGQTLLSREKAKRVETWNILEKISDNDEIVKGIISSKVKGGFTVDIGSVRAFLPGSLVDVRPIRDTTHLEGKELEFKVIKLDQKRNNVVVSRRAVMEAENSAEREELLNKLEEGIEIEGIVKNLTDYGAFVDLGGIDGLLHITDMAWRRIKHPSEVVEVGQDLKVKVLKFDRERNRVSLGLKQLGTDPWDNVGGTYPVGSVVKARVTNLTDYGCFAEISEGIEGLVHVSEMDHTNKNIHPSKVVQVGDEVEVMILDIDEERRRISLGIKQTLANPWDEFDKKHERGDKITGTIKSITDFGIFIGLDGGIDGLVHLSDISWNETGEDAIRNYNKGDTVEAMVLSVDAEANRISLGVKQLSSDPFNEYLVNNDRGAIVNGKVKEVDAKGATIELADEVEAYLRASEIQRDRVEDATKHLTVGDDVEAKIISVDRKTRNINLSIKAKDEAEERQAIKDLGSTSTTATPGSDAQPKTIGDLIKEQMQ; the protein is encoded by the coding sequence ATAATGGAATCATTTGCTGAACTATTTGAAGCGAGCATCGAAGAAACAGGTCTGGATATCGAGCGTGGCTCGGTTATCACCGGTACTGTTGTGGCCATCGATAACGACTGGATCACTGTTGATACTGGTCTGAAATCTGAAGGTATTGTCGCTCGTGAAGAGTTTTTAAGCGAAGAAGGCGAACTTGAAGTTGAAGTTGGCGATAGCGTTGATGTCGTGGTTGAAGCAGTTGATAACGGTATGGGTCAAACCTTACTGTCACGCGAAAAAGCCAAACGCGTTGAAACTTGGAATATCCTTGAAAAAATCTCTGACAATGATGAGATCGTAAAAGGTATTATCTCAAGTAAAGTTAAAGGCGGTTTCACTGTAGATATCGGTTCAGTACGCGCATTTTTACCAGGTTCATTGGTAGACGTACGTCCTATCCGTGACACTACGCATCTTGAAGGTAAAGAGCTAGAATTCAAAGTTATCAAACTTGACCAAAAACGTAACAACGTTGTGGTAAGTCGTCGTGCAGTTATGGAAGCTGAAAACTCAGCTGAGCGCGAAGAGCTATTGAACAAGCTTGAAGAAGGTATCGAAATCGAAGGTATCGTTAAGAACCTTACTGATTACGGTGCATTCGTTGACCTTGGTGGTATTGATGGTCTATTGCACATCACTGATATGGCATGGCGCCGTATTAAGCACCCATCAGAAGTTGTTGAAGTGGGTCAAGACCTAAAAGTTAAAGTATTGAAGTTTGACCGTGAGCGTAATCGCGTAAGCCTAGGTCTAAAACAACTTGGTACTGATCCTTGGGATAACGTTGGCGGCACATACCCAGTAGGTAGTGTGGTTAAAGCACGCGTTACTAACTTGACTGATTATGGTTGTTTCGCTGAGATTTCTGAAGGTATTGAAGGTCTAGTACACGTATCAGAAATGGATCATACCAACAAAAACATCCATCCATCAAAAGTCGTTCAAGTGGGTGATGAAGTTGAAGTAATGATTCTTGATATCGATGAAGAACGTCGCCGTATCAGCCTAGGTATCAAACAGACTCTAGCTAATCCATGGGATGAGTTTGACAAGAAACATGAGCGCGGTGATAAAATCACTGGTACGATTAAATCTATCACTGACTTCGGTATCTTTATCGGTCTAGACGGTGGTATTGATGGTCTTGTTCATCTATCTGATATCTCTTGGAACGAAACTGGCGAAGACGCTATCCGTAACTACAATAAAGGCGACACCGTTGAAGCAATGGTATTGTCAGTAGATGCAGAAGCTAACCGTATCAGCCTAGGCGTGAAGCAGTTAAGCTCTGATCCATTCAACGAATACCTAGTCAACAATGACCGTGGTGCTATCGTTAATGGTAAAGTGAAAGAAGTAGATGCTAAAGGCGCTACTATCGAGCTTGCTGATGAAGTTGAAGCTTACCTACGTGCCTCTGAGATTCAACGTGATCGCGTTGAAGATGCTACTAAGCATCTAACTGTTGGTGATGATGTTGAAGCGAAAATCATCAGTGTCGATCGCAAAACACGCAACATCAACTTGTCTATCAAAGCGAAAGACGAAGCTGAAGAGCGTCAAGCGATTAAAGATCTTGGTAGCACGAGCACTACTGCTACTCCAGGTTCTGATGCACAGCCAAAAACTATTGGTGACTTGATTAAAGAGCAAATGCAGTAA
- a CDS encoding ATP-dependent Clp protease adaptor ClpS — MTKKQIIAHPQPTVADWHFPSIPADHRAQDGDTDSETAPQADVLVAEPEVAKPPMYAVVMYNDNYTPMEFVVYVLQSEFRHNIDSAVEIMLTIHNSSKGIAGIYPKDIAETKAKKVNSLAHREGYPLLTQIEPHQGE; from the coding sequence ATGACTAAAAAACAAATAATAGCGCACCCACAACCTACTGTTGCTGACTGGCATTTTCCAAGTATCCCAGCCGATCACCGTGCTCAAGATGGTGATACTGACAGCGAGACAGCTCCACAGGCAGACGTTTTGGTTGCAGAGCCTGAAGTAGCCAAGCCACCAATGTATGCTGTGGTTATGTATAACGACAATTATACTCCGATGGAATTCGTTGTATATGTTTTACAGTCGGAGTTCCGCCATAACATCGACTCAGCGGTTGAAATCATGCTGACCATTCATAATAGCAGTAAAGGTATTGCCGGTATTTACCCTAAAGATATCGCTGAAACTAAAGCCAAAAAAGTAAATAGCTTGGCTCACCGTGAAGGCTATCCATTGCTTACTCAAATTGAACCTCATCAAGGCGAATGA
- the argC gene encoding N-acetyl-gamma-glutamyl-phosphate reductase → MISAAIVGGTGYTGIELIRLLSAHPKVSIDLLTSRSEAGTRADEIFPSLRGISDLVFSDLGDDTLSALQKCDVVFFATPHGVAMKQAEALVQAGVKVVDLAADFRLQSLADFEHWYQQSHACPELLKTAVYGLPELNRDKLAAASIVGNPGCYPTTAILGLKPIIEIQNKKATRLIESRIVIDAKSGVSGAGRQASLALNYAETTDNFKAYGVGGHRHLPEIEQGVEQLLGSQFSQQIRFLPHLVPMIRGMFSSIHMVLTEAGSSVDWQQEFETSYTGEAFVDVLPRGIYPDTRSVRASNRLRIAVHQDNARGELTVLVVQDNLVKGAAGQAIQNMNVMFGLDETLGLNAAPIVP, encoded by the coding sequence ATGATTTCAGCAGCTATTGTTGGCGGTACAGGCTATACAGGTATCGAGCTTATTCGCTTGCTATCAGCACATCCTAAGGTGTCCATTGATTTGTTAACGTCGCGAAGTGAGGCAGGAACACGGGCGGATGAGATATTTCCAAGCTTACGTGGTATCTCTGATCTTGTCTTTAGCGACTTAGGAGATGATACGCTATCTGCTTTGCAAAAATGTGATGTAGTGTTTTTTGCTACGCCACATGGGGTAGCGATGAAGCAAGCTGAAGCATTAGTTCAAGCTGGTGTGAAGGTTGTCGATTTAGCAGCTGATTTTCGCTTACAATCATTAGCAGATTTCGAGCATTGGTATCAGCAGTCTCATGCCTGCCCTGAGCTACTTAAGACAGCAGTATATGGGCTCCCTGAGCTTAATCGTGATAAGCTTGCGGCGGCATCAATTGTAGGCAACCCTGGTTGTTACCCGACCACAGCCATCCTAGGATTAAAACCCATTATTGAGATACAAAATAAAAAAGCAACACGATTGATTGAATCACGTATCGTCATCGACGCTAAATCTGGAGTATCAGGTGCTGGTCGTCAAGCAAGCCTTGCACTAAATTATGCCGAAACGACTGATAATTTTAAGGCTTATGGCGTTGGCGGACACCGTCATTTACCTGAAATTGAACAAGGCGTTGAGCAATTATTGGGCAGTCAATTCTCGCAGCAGATTCGTTTTTTACCCCACTTAGTGCCAATGATTCGTGGTATGTTTAGCTCTATTCATATGGTGCTAACAGAAGCTGGTAGTAGCGTGGACTGGCAGCAAGAGTTTGAGACTAGCTATACAGGGGAAGCCTTTGTGGATGTTTTACCACGCGGCATCTATCCTGATACGCGTAGTGTACGTGCTAGCAATCGTTTACGTATTGCCGTACATCAAGATAATGCACGCGGAGAGTTAACTGTGCTAGTAGTACAAGACAACCTCGTAAAAGGCGCAGCAGGACAGGCAATACAAAATATGAACGTAATGTTTGGGCTTGATGAAACATTAGGGTTAAACGCTGCACCGATTGTACCGTAA
- a CDS encoding integration host factor subunit beta gives MQQAINKSDFISNLSVSCDTMTEMVVDDAVREILNLMVDTLANDGRVEVRGFGSFCLHHRRARMGRNPKTGESVPVPAKAIPHFKPGKALREAVNDKVAS, from the coding sequence ATGCAACAAGCGATTAATAAGTCCGACTTTATTAGTAATTTGAGTGTGAGCTGTGACACCATGACTGAAATGGTCGTTGATGATGCAGTACGAGAAATACTAAACCTAATGGTAGATACTTTGGCGAATGATGGCCGTGTTGAGGTTCGTGGTTTTGGTAGTTTCTGTTTGCACCATAGAAGAGCTCGTATGGGACGCAATCCAAAGACAGGTGAAAGTGTACCTGTACCTGCTAAAGCTATTCCACATTTTAAGCCTGGTAAAGCACTACGTGAAGCAGTCAACGATAAAGTAGCATCATAG
- a CDS encoding uracil-DNA glycosylase: MELFSEQTTKTAEQKQAILDNVRLPEDWKTALADELTSENMDNLREFLKESYQSDDSVYPPAPLMFNAFNLTPLSRVKVVILGQDPYHRPGQAMGLSFSVPKAIPKPPSLNNLLKEMADDIGTSYSAHGDLTYWAQQGVLLLNSSLTVREGEPNSHQNKGWEQFTDAVIDVVNEQTEHTVFILWGSKAQKKGKYIDTDKHLILTAVHPSPLAANRGGFFGSKPFSKTNDYLVQYGQAPIDWQLPQ, encoded by the coding sequence ATGGAACTGTTCAGTGAACAGACGACCAAAACAGCAGAGCAAAAACAGGCAATTTTAGACAATGTCCGTCTACCAGAAGACTGGAAAACTGCATTAGCAGATGAATTAACGTCTGAGAATATGGATAATCTACGTGAGTTTCTAAAAGAGTCTTATCAATCAGATGATAGTGTATATCCACCTGCTCCTTTGATGTTCAATGCTTTTAACTTAACGCCTTTATCACGAGTTAAAGTCGTTATTTTAGGACAGGATCCTTATCACCGTCCAGGTCAGGCAATGGGGTTATCATTTTCTGTACCGAAAGCAATTCCTAAACCACCTTCTCTTAACAACCTACTTAAAGAGATGGCAGATGATATCGGTACTAGTTACTCGGCACATGGCGATTTGACCTATTGGGCGCAGCAGGGTGTTCTATTGTTAAATAGTTCCCTAACAGTCAGAGAAGGTGAGCCAAACAGTCATCAAAATAAAGGCTGGGAGCAGTTTACTGATGCTGTCATTGATGTGGTCAATGAACAAACAGAGCATACCGTATTTATATTGTGGGGTAGTAAAGCACAGAAAAAAGGTAAATATATAGACACTGACAAACATCTTATTTTGACAGCAGTACATCCTTCACCTCTTGCAGCCAATCGCGGTGGATTTTTTGGTTCTAAGCCGTTTTCTAAGACCAATGATTATTTAGTACAGTACGGTCAAGCGCCGATTGACTGGCAGTTGCCACAATAA
- the clpA gene encoding ATP-dependent Clp protease ATP-binding subunit ClpA produces MLSRHLEVSLRLAMTLARQKSHEYLTVEHLLLALLENTHAANTLTACNANVSNLRTELEAYIDKHTPTIDVDMEQSPQPTQSFDRILQRAIFHVQSIGGGRLVEGSDILVSMFSEHDTYAVYLLKKQGISRLELTQYLSHGQDKDEPSEPRASITGERRSASEKTSKDPLVEFASNLNQRAAEGKTDPLIGRASEIERTAQVLCRRRKNNPLLVGEPGVGKTSIAEGLAWLIINDKAPKPLNGCVIYSLDIGALIAGTKYRGDFEKRMKSLLDALKKKPNAILFIDEIHMIIGAGSSMSSNMDVSNLIKPALANGELRCVGSTTFTEYRQVFEKDHALSRRFQKIDVKEPSVEDSIDILRGLKPRYEEFHNVEYTDEALVTAVQLSSKHIHERFLPDKAIDVIDEAGAYKRLGVIPDADDINAEDSLIADLDRNIGDQDYESIDTDNADIDNEMQDEAAAAKANDQSKNYEDLQTANNKKPPMKIDVADIEAIVAKLARIPPKSVSSDDKSILEHLDRDLKHLVFGQDEAIATLADAIKLSRAGLKAPEKPIGSFMFAGPTGVGKTEVSRQLANLLGVELVRFDMSEYMEAHTASRLIGAPPGYVGYDQGGLLTEKINQHPHCVLLFDEIEKAHPDVFNLLLQVMDHGTLTDNNGRVASFKQVIVIMTTNVGADSISRSSMGFTQQDHSRDNTEALKRVFTPEFRNRLDAIIQFNPLDTSVVISVVDKFLVELQVQLDDKQVTLEIDDEVRDYLAEKGYDRLMGARPMQRLIQDEIKKPLANMILFGDLVNGGVVHITLEPEQNDELDTAADSVSLDKNEATQSSNVPSGNMQSDKGSADSRIILTVVEIHEPRSDSESLAS; encoded by the coding sequence ATGTTAAGTCGTCACCTTGAAGTCTCTTTGCGTTTGGCAATGACGCTTGCGCGCCAAAAATCACATGAGTATCTCACTGTTGAGCATTTATTATTAGCCCTTCTTGAGAACACGCATGCTGCTAATACCTTAACTGCCTGCAATGCAAATGTTTCAAATCTACGTACGGAGCTTGAAGCTTATATTGATAAGCACACGCCTACGATAGATGTAGATATGGAGCAATCACCACAGCCTACCCAAAGTTTTGATCGTATCTTGCAGCGAGCTATTTTTCATGTTCAGTCCATCGGCGGAGGCCGTTTGGTTGAAGGCTCAGATATTTTAGTATCTATGTTTTCTGAGCATGATACCTATGCTGTCTACTTGCTCAAAAAGCAAGGTATTAGCCGCTTGGAGCTTACTCAATATCTCTCACATGGACAAGATAAAGATGAGCCATCTGAGCCACGTGCTTCTATTACTGGAGAGCGACGTAGCGCCTCAGAGAAGACTAGTAAAGATCCGTTAGTAGAGTTTGCGAGCAACCTTAATCAGCGTGCGGCAGAAGGCAAGACTGATCCATTGATTGGCCGTGCTTCTGAGATTGAGCGCACCGCACAAGTACTATGTCGTCGCCGCAAAAACAATCCGCTATTAGTAGGTGAACCAGGGGTCGGTAAAACCTCTATTGCTGAAGGTTTGGCGTGGCTAATCATCAATGATAAAGCACCAAAACCGTTAAACGGCTGCGTGATTTATAGCCTTGATATTGGTGCACTGATAGCAGGTACTAAGTATCGTGGTGATTTTGAAAAACGTATGAAATCGCTACTCGATGCACTTAAGAAAAAACCTAATGCTATCTTATTCATTGATGAGATTCATATGATTATTGGTGCAGGTTCATCAATGAGTAGCAATATGGATGTGTCAAATCTGATTAAACCGGCTCTTGCAAACGGCGAGTTGCGCTGTGTGGGTTCGACGACCTTTACTGAATATCGTCAAGTGTTTGAAAAGGATCATGCGTTATCACGTCGCTTCCAAAAAATCGATGTAAAAGAGCCGAGTGTCGAGGATAGTATCGATATTTTACGCGGTCTCAAACCACGCTATGAAGAGTTCCATAACGTTGAATATACTGATGAGGCGCTAGTAACTGCAGTACAGCTATCGTCTAAGCATATTCATGAACGTTTTTTACCAGACAAAGCGATTGACGTTATCGATGAAGCTGGTGCCTATAAGCGTCTAGGGGTTATTCCAGATGCGGACGATATTAATGCAGAAGACAGTTTAATTGCTGATTTAGATAGAAATATCGGTGATCAAGATTATGAAAGTATCGATACTGATAATGCTGATATTGATAATGAAATGCAGGATGAGGCAGCCGCAGCTAAAGCAAATGATCAGTCTAAGAACTATGAAGATTTGCAAACTGCTAACAATAAAAAGCCACCGATGAAAATTGATGTTGCTGATATTGAAGCTATTGTAGCGAAGCTTGCACGTATTCCACCCAAGTCAGTTTCCAGCGATGACAAGAGTATTCTTGAGCATTTAGATCGCGATCTTAAGCACTTAGTATTTGGACAAGATGAAGCTATTGCGACACTTGCAGATGCAATTAAGCTTTCGCGAGCAGGTTTGAAAGCTCCAGAAAAACCTATCGGCTCATTCATGTTTGCAGGGCCTACAGGGGTTGGTAAGACAGAAGTGTCGCGTCAACTAGCAAATCTATTAGGAGTAGAGCTTGTACGTTTCGATATGTCAGAGTATATGGAAGCGCATACTGCTTCACGTCTAATTGGCGCGCCTCCAGGCTATGTCGGTTATGACCAAGGCGGTTTACTTACTGAGAAGATTAATCAGCATCCGCATTGTGTGTTGCTATTTGATGAGATTGAAAAAGCGCATCCTGATGTTTTCAATTTATTGTTACAAGTTATGGATCATGGTACGTTAACCGATAATAATGGTCGTGTGGCTAGTTTTAAACAAGTTATCGTTATTATGACTACCAACGTGGGTGCAGATAGTATTAGTCGCTCATCTATGGGCTTTACCCAGCAAGATCATAGCCGTGACAATACTGAAGCATTGAAACGAGTCTTTACGCCTGAATTCCGCAACCGTTTGGATGCAATTATTCAATTTAATCCATTAGATACATCGGTAGTTATTTCTGTCGTTGATAAGTTCTTAGTAGAGTTACAAGTACAGCTTGATGACAAACAGGTTACCCTAGAGATTGATGACGAGGTACGTGATTATTTGGCTGAAAAAGGTTATGACCGTCTGATGGGCGCGCGTCCGATGCAGCGTTTAATCCAAGATGAGATTAAAAAACCATTGGCAAATATGATTTTATTTGGTGATTTGGTTAATGGCGGGGTGGTACATATAACCCTAGAACCAGAACAAAATGATGAGCTAGATACCGCTGCTGATAGTGTTTCGCTTGACAAGAATGAAGCTACGCAAAGTAGTAACGTGCCAAGTGGCAACATGCAAAGTGATAAAGGATCAGCAGATAGCCGGATTATACTGACTGTCGTTGAAATCCATGAACCACGTTCAGACTCTGAGTCCCTAGCAAGCTAA